In the Malaclemys terrapin pileata isolate rMalTer1 chromosome 12, rMalTer1.hap1, whole genome shotgun sequence genome, one interval contains:
- the ABHD16B gene encoding protein ABHD16B — MCIICFTKALGHVFKTYLTASYNFEFRSWPVDFRWDEAGGKDSRPGSRAASQTTAREGLLRSARHGGPRTAQYNYLRKMKQLPGQLVCYMVAHSLGRWLLYPGSLYLMQKALLPLLVKGQARLLEEFHGKRAKLVARDGNEIDTMFVDRRKSSGMEEEQRGKQLVICCEGNVGFYEMGCLSTPLEAGYSALGWNHPGYAGSTGLPFPQNDANAVDVVIQYAICRLGFRVQDIILYGWSLGGYTATWAAKTYPELGALVLDATFDDLLPLALKVMPKSWNKLVVRTVRQHFNLNVAEQLCSYPGPVLLIRRTEDEVTTTRISAADQLADIRSNRGNELLLQLLKFRYPEVISWEGEAAVRHWLRASNPRQEEAVCRRFEVDDDWCVSKLQGYKSRLGSEDSFPWRVGKDVTPRRRQQLALFLARKHMKNVKATHWSLLLPNEFQMPWKL; from the coding sequence ATGTGCATTATATGCTTCACTAAAGCTCTTGGCCACGTGTTTAAAACATATTTGACGGCCAGCTACAACTTTGAGTTCAGGAGCTGGCCCGTGGACTTCCGATGGGATGAGGCAGGCGGCAAGGATAGCAGGCCTGGCTCCCGGGCTGCGTCCCAGACCACAGCCAGAGAGGGTCTGCTGAGATCAGCTCGGCACGGAGGGCCTAGGACCGCCCAGTATAACTACCTCCGCAAGATGAAGCAGTTGCCTGGCCAGCTGGTCTGTTACATGGTGGCTCACTCCTTAGGCCGATGGCTGCTTTACCCGGGCTCCCTTTACCTCATGCAGAAAGCCCTGCTGCCTTTACTGGTGAAGGGGCAGGCTCGCCTGCTGGAGGAGTTTCACGGGAAGCGGGCCAAGCTGGTGGCTCGCGATGGGAACGAGATCGACACCATGTTTGTGGACAGGAGAAAGAGctcagggatggaggaggagcagcGAGGGAAGCAGCTGGTGATCTGCTGCGAGGGGAATGTTGGTTTCTATGAAATGGGGTGTCTCTCCACCCCACTGGAGGCTGGCTACTCGGCCCTGGGGTGGAACCACCCTGGCTATGCTGGGAGCACGGGCCTGCCCTTCCCACAGAATGACGCCAACGCCGTGGACGTGGTGATCCAGTATGCCATCTGTCGTCTGGGTTTCCGGGTGCAAGACATCATCCTCTATGGCTGGTCCCTGGGGGGCTACACAGCCACCTGGGCCGCCAAGACCTACCCGGAGCTGGGGGCCCTAGTGCTGGACGCCACCTTCGACGACCTGCTCCCCCTGGCCCTAAAGGTCATGCCCAAGAGCTGGAACAAGCTGGTGGTCCGGACGGTGAGGCAGCATTTCAACCTCAATGTGGCCGAGCAGCTCTGCAGCTACCCGGGGCCGGTGCTGCTGATCCGGAGGACTGAGGATGAAGTCACCACCACCCGCATCAGCGCCGCGGACCAGCTCGCTGACATCAGGTCCAACAGAGGCAATGAACTGCTCCTGCAGCTTCTGAAGTTCCGCTATCCCGAGGTCATATCCTGGGAAGGGGAGGCGGCCGTCCGTCACTGGCTGCGAGCCTCCAACCCGAGGCAGGAAGAGGCCGTCTGCAGACGCTTCGAGGTGGATGATGACTGGTGTGTCAGCAAGTTGCAAGGCTACAAATCCCGTCTCGGAAGTGAAGACAGCTTCCCCTGGAGGGTCGGGAAGGACGTGACCCCCAGGAGAAGGCAGCAGCTGGCCTTGTTTCTGGCCAGGAAGCACATGAAGAATGTGAAGGCCACACACTGGTCTCTCTTACTGCCCAATGAGTTCCAGATGCCCTGGAAGCTGTAG